From a region of the Plodia interpunctella isolate USDA-ARS_2022_Savannah chromosome 13, ilPloInte3.2, whole genome shotgun sequence genome:
- the LOC128674738 gene encoding uncharacterized protein LOC128674738, with translation MRTSPTQFVIMVEFMERNGDLAKPTGGPRGRQWATNKWRELAAKLNCDGTGDSRTEEKWRKVWTDFKNNTKRKAAKLNRSMTGTGGGPALKISLTDLELRVLAIMGEQAASGMNTIPEVGFEHVEQEVELASQEVDINPVEEIDFQREPSPLLNIWDEDWNQPGTSQEQPPRAPTPPQTRKWTPQPKKKSQN, from the exons ATGAGAACTAGTCCAACACAGTTTGTTATTATGGTGGAGTTCATGGAGAG AAATGGGGACTTAGCTAAACCAACTGGAGGCCCAAGGGGTCGGCAGTGGGCCACAAATAAATGGCGGGAGCTCGCTGCGAAATTAAATTGCGATGGAACTGGTGACTCCCGAACGGAAGAAAAGTGGCGAAAG GTCTGGacggattttaaaaataatacaaaaaggaAGGCGGCCAAATTAAATAGAAGCATGACTGGAACAGGGGGTGGTCCAGCTTTGAAGATAAGCCTCACAGACTTAGAGCTCAGAGTGCTGGCGATTATGGGAGAGCAGGCTGCCTCAGGCATGAATACCATCCCTGAAGTTGGTTTTGAAcat GTAGAACAAGAAGTGGAGTTGGCATCACAGGAGGTTGACATAAACCCAGTAGAAGAGATTGATTTTCAGAGGGAGCCCTCTCCTCtactaaatatat GGGATGAGGACTGGAACCAACCTGGCACCAGCCAAGAGCAACCGCCTCGAGCACCAACTCCACCACAAACTAGGAAG